A genome region from Streptomyces sp. NBC_01296 includes the following:
- a CDS encoding alpha/beta hydrolase, whose amino-acid sequence MTDAMTAVTGQGPDVDSLHHMCRLLAEAAEGVGDASRYASELALGTRLPRTARGGAAWRTLLRTITDPKGLGWAPRGRGLAGIGRLAGVFTSRESLAVSLAVTGLKARIRAAAVTHPELLADPDTARVLRAVEGDRQREAIRVFRSILGNKGAERTFALLAPSFADILAWNALTDENPLNDAAGWEVATGRTLTGAEPILGVSARVWAFLDRGPGRAEPFVPSPALAGGLDTTGTIAGYVRNIDAVGTDGTLLVQQVVGPDGVQRYVVQLAGMSGVSDESPQDLLGAVHAVARPATPYSRAVAKALRQLIPSGCELALVGHSLGGITAMNLAADRDFCAVHQVTHVVAVGSPIDGKRPADPRTRVYSLVNEHDVVPSLEGRSSVSPYALGAQFTEFTWTDDTHAFPLCHAAERYAHNLEYEVPEASALVDADLAPFRGRVTATRFFRLYDR is encoded by the coding sequence ATGACCGATGCCATGACCGCCGTCACCGGGCAGGGACCGGACGTCGACTCCCTGCACCACATGTGCCGCCTGCTCGCGGAGGCCGCCGAAGGAGTGGGCGACGCCTCCCGGTACGCGTCCGAACTCGCCCTCGGCACGCGGCTGCCGCGAACCGCCCGAGGCGGCGCCGCCTGGCGCACCCTGCTGCGGACGATCACCGACCCCAAGGGGCTGGGCTGGGCCCCGCGCGGCCGCGGGCTCGCCGGGATCGGCCGGCTCGCCGGGGTGTTCACCAGCCGCGAGAGCCTCGCGGTGAGCCTGGCCGTGACGGGGCTCAAGGCCCGGATCCGGGCCGCCGCCGTGACCCACCCCGAGCTGCTCGCCGACCCCGACACCGCGCGCGTGCTGCGAGCCGTCGAGGGCGACCGCCAGCGGGAGGCGATCCGCGTCTTCCGCTCCATCCTCGGGAACAAGGGCGCCGAGCGCACCTTCGCCCTGCTGGCCCCCTCGTTCGCCGACATCCTCGCCTGGAACGCCCTCACCGACGAGAACCCCCTCAACGACGCGGCGGGCTGGGAGGTCGCCACCGGCCGCACCCTGACCGGCGCCGAGCCGATCCTCGGCGTCAGCGCCCGGGTCTGGGCCTTCCTCGACCGCGGCCCCGGCCGGGCCGAACCCTTCGTCCCCTCACCGGCGCTCGCCGGGGGCCTCGACACCACCGGCACCATCGCCGGGTACGTCCGCAACATCGACGCCGTGGGCACCGACGGAACGCTGCTGGTCCAGCAGGTCGTGGGACCCGACGGCGTGCAGCGGTACGTCGTCCAGCTCGCCGGCATGTCCGGCGTCAGCGACGAGAGCCCCCAGGACCTGCTGGGCGCGGTGCACGCGGTCGCGAGGCCGGCCACCCCGTACTCGAGGGCCGTCGCCAAGGCGCTGCGCCAGCTGATCCCCTCGGGCTGCGAACTGGCGCTGGTGGGCCACAGCCTGGGCGGGATCACCGCCATGAACCTGGCCGCCGACCGGGACTTCTGCGCGGTCCACCAGGTCACGCACGTCGTCGCGGTCGGCTCCCCCATCGACGGCAAGCGCCCGGCGGATCCCCGGACCCGGGTGTACTCGCTGGTCAACGAGCACGACGTGGTGCCCAGCCTGGAGGGGCGCTCCTCGGTCTCCCCGTACGCGCTTGGGGCGCAGTTCACCGAGTTCACCTGGACCGACGACACGCACGCCTTCCCGCTGTGCCATGCCGCCGAGCGGTACGCGCACAACCTCGAGTACGAGGTTCCCGAGGCGAGCGCGCTCGTGGACGCGGACCTCGCACCGTTCCGGGGCCGGGTGACCGCCACCCGCTTCTTCCGGCTCTACGACCGCTGA
- a CDS encoding ArsR/SmtB family transcription factor: protein MSARMHLSPAQGSHPQEPGPPAFEAAAGILGLLADRTRLALLHALASDEADVGTLAAAVGAARPAVSQHLARLRMSGLVTTRKEGRRVVYALTDDHLRRLVAEALAAAGPDRPGHGTV from the coding sequence ATGAGCGCACGCATGCACCTATCACCTGCGCAGGGTTCGCACCCGCAAGAACCGGGCCCGCCGGCCTTCGAGGCCGCGGCCGGGATCCTGGGCCTGCTGGCCGACCGCACCCGCCTCGCCCTCCTGCACGCCCTGGCCTCGGACGAAGCCGATGTCGGCACCCTGGCCGCGGCAGTGGGAGCGGCCCGGCCGGCCGTCAGCCAGCACCTGGCCCGGCTGCGGATGTCGGGGCTGGTGACCACCCGCAAGGAGGGCCGCCGCGTGGTCTACGCCCTGACCGACGACCACCTGCGACGCCTCGTCGCCGAGGCGCTCGCCGCAGCCGGGCCCGATCGCCCCGGTCACGGCACGGTGTGA
- a CDS encoding VOC family protein: protein MTSSSTQGIKTVLHPVSDLAKAKAVYAALLGVQPQADSEYYVGFEAEGQHIGLVPGGGPQGMTSPVAYWHVPDIEAKLAEVTAAGATVKEPAHDVGGGRLVATFTDPDGNVLGLLQDR from the coding sequence ATGACCAGCTCTTCCACCCAGGGAATCAAGACTGTGCTGCATCCCGTCTCCGACCTGGCGAAGGCCAAGGCGGTCTACGCCGCACTGCTCGGCGTGCAGCCGCAGGCCGACTCGGAGTACTACGTGGGCTTCGAGGCCGAAGGCCAGCACATCGGGCTGGTGCCGGGCGGCGGACCGCAGGGCATGACCTCGCCGGTGGCCTACTGGCACGTCCCGGACATCGAGGCGAAGCTCGCCGAGGTCACCGCCGCGGGCGCCACCGTGAAGGAGCCCGCGCACGACGTCGGCGGCGGCCGCCTGGTGGCCACCTTCACCGACCCCGACGGCAACGTGCTCGGGCTGCTCCAGGACCGCTGA
- a CDS encoding cytochrome P450 encodes MTEAAAGTPAETDAETGTGTTAGAPAPALAVPRPARAGRAETVRFAATHTLPAFVRGAFHLRPRVVAAYAALGQQGWSAATLRAMRARHGGAPVEVRGLSGTLLVLLDHADVQRFYELPVRTLAMDAPDKYKGLSLLEPTGVICSHGDTREERRRVNDDVLAADRPVHPSCTEFQALIAEEAPALVQGSELDFPLLRRTVARIGRRMVLGDAAAGDEELARWLLAIREEANWMRMRKGRAVAAEALYRKAAARVEEYAARAEPYTLAALARSHPAAAGPDAAALDAVGQAHHWLLALDTVAPIVARTLLLLAAYPAEQEALRAEVDGGGAELPRLRACVQETLRLFPIVPDLVRVTRAETEWRGVHYPAGTAVLVPALFHQRDPEHVPAAHQFVPGRWLRPGAAQDIRMAPFSHGGGRCPGEHLGVLTAAELAAAVLRGHRVTGGRPTVDPCLPLPGILSSAGIRLTLTQR; translated from the coding sequence ATGACCGAGGCCGCAGCCGGCACCCCCGCCGAAACCGACGCCGAAACCGGGACCGGGACCACCGCCGGGGCCCCCGCCCCGGCCCTCGCCGTACCGCGGCCCGCCCGGGCCGGGCGCGCCGAGACCGTCCGCTTCGCCGCCACCCACACGCTGCCCGCGTTCGTCCGCGGGGCCTTCCACCTGCGGCCCCGGGTCGTGGCGGCGTACGCGGCCCTCGGCCAGCAGGGCTGGTCGGCCGCGACCCTGCGGGCCATGCGGGCCCGGCACGGCGGGGCGCCCGTGGAGGTGCGCGGCCTGTCGGGGACGCTGCTGGTCCTGCTGGACCACGCCGACGTGCAGCGGTTCTACGAACTGCCGGTGCGCACCCTCGCCATGGACGCGCCCGACAAGTACAAGGGCCTGTCGCTGCTGGAGCCCACGGGCGTCATCTGCTCCCACGGCGACACCCGCGAGGAGCGCCGGCGCGTCAACGACGACGTGCTCGCGGCCGACCGGCCCGTGCACCCCTCGTGCACGGAGTTCCAGGCCCTGATCGCCGAGGAGGCGCCCGCCCTGGTCCAGGGCTCCGAGCTCGACTTCCCGCTGCTGCGCCGTACGGTGGCCCGGATCGGGCGCCGGATGGTCCTCGGCGACGCGGCCGCGGGCGACGAGGAGCTCGCCCGGTGGCTGCTCGCGATCCGCGAGGAGGCCAACTGGATGCGGATGCGCAAGGGTCGGGCCGTGGCCGCCGAGGCGCTGTACCGCAAGGCCGCCGCCCGCGTCGAGGAGTACGCCGCCCGGGCGGAGCCGTACACCCTGGCCGCGCTCGCCCGCAGCCACCCGGCCGCCGCCGGACCGGACGCGGCCGCGCTGGACGCGGTGGGGCAGGCCCACCACTGGCTGCTCGCCCTCGACACGGTCGCCCCGATCGTCGCCCGCACCCTGCTGCTGCTCGCCGCGTATCCGGCCGAGCAGGAGGCGCTGCGGGCCGAGGTGGACGGCGGGGGTGCGGAACTGCCCCGACTGCGGGCCTGCGTACAGGAGACCCTGCGGCTGTTCCCGATCGTGCCGGACCTCGTACGGGTCACCCGCGCCGAGACCGAGTGGCGCGGGGTCCACTATCCGGCGGGGACGGCGGTGCTCGTGCCCGCCCTGTTCCACCAGCGGGATCCCGAACACGTCCCGGCCGCCCACCAGTTCGTGCCCGGCCGGTGGCTGCGGCCCGGGGCGGCGCAGGACATCCGGATGGCGCCCTTCAGCCACGGCGGCGGGCGCTGCCCCGGCGAGCACCTGGGCGTGCTGACGGCGGCCGAGCTGGCCGCGGCGGTGCTGCGGGGCCACCGGGTCACCGGCGGCCGGCCCACGGTGGACCCGTGCCTTCCGCTGCCCGGCATCCTCTCCTCGGCCGGCATCCGGCTCACCCTCACGCAGCGCTGA
- a CDS encoding cation diffusion facilitator family transporter: MSHHHEHHHGSFRARLRRRLSPLAHAFTPHGHAASDKVDPAMETSRQGMRTLWLSLGVLGLTTAVQACVVAVSGSVALLGDTVHNAADALTAVPLGIAFVLGRRAANRRYTYGYGRAEDLAGIVVVLTIAASCALAAYQSVDRLLHPREITGLWAVAGAAVVGFLGNEWVARLRIRTGRRIGSAALVADGLHARTDGFTSLAVLLGAGGAAIGWQSADPIVGLLITAAILVVVRDAAREVCRRLMDSVDPALVDAAHDALLGVSGVRGTGQIRMRWIGHALRAEADIVVDPHLTVVQAHALAVEAEHALIHAVPRLTAATVHIDHTADHGDPHAALAHHGGR; this comes from the coding sequence GTGAGCCACCACCACGAGCACCACCACGGGTCGTTCCGGGCGCGGCTGCGCCGCCGGCTCTCCCCTCTCGCGCACGCGTTCACCCCGCACGGCCACGCGGCGTCCGACAAGGTCGACCCGGCGATGGAGACCTCCCGCCAGGGCATGCGCACGCTGTGGCTGTCCCTGGGCGTCCTGGGCCTGACCACGGCCGTCCAGGCCTGCGTCGTCGCCGTGTCCGGGTCGGTGGCCCTGCTCGGCGACACCGTCCACAACGCCGCCGACGCGCTGACCGCCGTACCCCTCGGCATCGCCTTCGTCCTCGGCCGGCGCGCGGCGAACCGCCGCTACACCTACGGCTACGGGCGCGCCGAGGACCTGGCCGGCATCGTCGTCGTCCTCACCATCGCCGCCTCGTGCGCCCTGGCCGCCTACCAGTCCGTGGACCGGCTCCTGCACCCCCGCGAGATCACCGGGCTGTGGGCCGTCGCGGGCGCCGCGGTGGTCGGTTTCCTCGGCAACGAGTGGGTGGCCCGGCTGCGGATCCGCACCGGCCGCCGGATCGGTTCCGCAGCGCTCGTCGCCGACGGGCTGCACGCCCGTACCGACGGGTTCACCTCCCTCGCCGTCCTGCTCGGCGCGGGCGGCGCGGCGATCGGCTGGCAGAGCGCCGACCCGATCGTCGGCCTGCTGATCACCGCGGCCATCCTCGTGGTGGTGCGGGATGCCGCGCGCGAGGTCTGCCGGCGCCTGATGGACTCGGTCGATCCGGCCCTGGTCGACGCCGCGCACGACGCGCTGCTCGGCGTGAGCGGAGTACGGGGCACCGGGCAGATCCGCATGCGGTGGATCGGGCACGCGCTGCGCGCCGAGGCCGACATCGTCGTCGATCCGCACCTCACGGTGGTGCAGGCACACGCCCTGGCCGTCGAGGCCGAGCACGCACTCATCCACGCCGTCCCCCGGCTGACCGCCGCCACCGTGCACATCGACCACACCGCCGACCACGGCGACCCGCACGCGGCCCTCGCCCACCACGGCGGCCGCTGA
- a CDS encoding FAD-binding oxidoreductase, whose protein sequence is MSPDTPLLSRLRTLLTDHADVLHTDPETLAAHARDAAPFSEAGTPAVVALPRTAEQVRHIMRTAYELGVPVVPQGARTGLAGAANAIDGCVVLSTARMDRILEIDPANRLVRCEPGVVTKRLNDAAAEHGLSYPPDPASWEHCTIGGNIATGAGGICCVKYGVTADYVRGLDLVLADGRRMRTGRDTAKGVAGYDLTRLLVGSEGTLAVIVGATLALRPVRPPALALLAQFPTLTAAGDAVAAITKAGHVPSALELLDRATSQAVADHGHPMLAPGAAATLIIESDTADPGRDLAEMALLCKEAGSRNVVTAASAEESRHVIEARRLVTPALGAFAATLGGRPTAFIEDVAVPRSELAKFMGTIEEIAVRNRLRIFTLGHAGDGNLHPTVVFDESDPDEFRRAQTAYDDIMSAGLALGGTSTGEHGIGTLKREWLTRELDPVSLELQRGLKRLFDPKNLLNPGKVVEA, encoded by the coding sequence ATGTCCCCCGACACCCCCCTCCTGTCCCGCCTGCGCACCCTCCTCACCGACCACGCCGACGTCCTGCACACCGACCCCGAGACCCTCGCCGCGCACGCCCGCGACGCGGCGCCGTTCTCCGAGGCCGGCACCCCGGCCGTCGTCGCCCTCCCGCGCACCGCCGAGCAGGTCCGGCACATCATGCGCACCGCGTACGAGCTCGGCGTCCCCGTCGTCCCGCAGGGCGCCCGCACCGGTCTCGCGGGCGCCGCGAACGCGATCGACGGCTGCGTCGTGCTGAGCACCGCCCGGATGGACCGCATCCTCGAGATCGACCCCGCCAACCGGCTCGTGCGCTGCGAGCCCGGCGTGGTCACCAAGCGCCTGAACGACGCCGCCGCCGAGCATGGGCTCTCGTACCCGCCCGACCCGGCCTCCTGGGAGCACTGCACCATCGGCGGGAACATCGCCACCGGCGCCGGCGGGATCTGCTGCGTCAAGTACGGGGTCACCGCCGACTACGTCCGCGGCCTGGACCTCGTCCTCGCCGACGGCCGCCGGATGCGGACCGGGCGGGACACCGCCAAGGGGGTCGCCGGTTACGACCTGACCCGTCTGCTCGTCGGCTCCGAGGGCACGCTGGCCGTCATCGTCGGCGCCACGCTCGCGCTGCGTCCCGTACGGCCGCCCGCGCTGGCCCTGCTCGCCCAGTTCCCGACCCTCACGGCGGCCGGGGACGCCGTCGCCGCGATCACCAAGGCCGGCCACGTCCCGTCGGCCCTCGAACTCCTCGACCGGGCCACCTCCCAGGCCGTCGCCGACCACGGGCACCCGATGCTGGCCCCGGGCGCCGCCGCCACGCTGATCATCGAGAGCGACACCGCCGACCCCGGCCGCGACCTCGCGGAGATGGCCCTCCTGTGCAAGGAGGCCGGGTCCCGGAACGTGGTCACCGCCGCCAGCGCGGAGGAGTCCCGGCACGTCATCGAGGCCCGGCGGCTGGTCACCCCGGCCCTGGGGGCGTTCGCCGCGACCCTGGGCGGGCGGCCGACCGCCTTCATCGAGGACGTGGCCGTGCCCCGCTCCGAACTGGCCAAGTTCATGGGCACCATCGAGGAGATCGCCGTACGGAACCGGCTGCGGATCTTCACCCTCGGCCACGCGGGGGACGGCAACCTGCACCCGACCGTCGTCTTCGACGAATCGGACCCGGACGAGTTCCGCCGCGCACAGACCGCCTACGACGACATCATGTCGGCGGGCCTCGCCCTCGGCGGCACCAGCACCGGCGAGCACGGCATCGGCACCCTCAAGCGCGAGTGGCTGACCCGCGAACTCGACCCGGTCAGCCTGGAGCTGCAGCGCGGACTCAAGCGCCTCTTCGACCCGAAGAACCTGCTCAACCCCGGCAAGGTCGTGGAGGCATGA
- a CDS encoding peroxidase family protein, which produces MTDSTSTEQTAAPREGTPAGPAADAGVPAQAARPGQAPAYGPPGLLERLGSAAFARVNRTREWHELPLPLGLLNLRVLRDDLRRKNLYDTHDAGGERRRRPTAALAPYRSYDGSGYDPYDEDMGRVGTRLDRNAPLHLVFPDSDEELMSPSPREISRQLLARKGFVPAPTLNLLAAAWIQFENHGWANHGDNEEAEPFTVPLAEDDDWAEHGGSCPMRVNRTRPDPVAHTAADVPPTYENTVTHWWDGSQLYGSDEARCRALRTGEHGRLIVEDGRLPADPRPGKSCLDWTGMNSDYWTGLSLLHTLFAKEHNAICDYLRAHYPTWDDERLFHTARLVNTALMAKIHTVEWTPGILDTPVLRHAMDANWYGVLPRWVSRTYGRLGKGEMLSGILGSPTEHHAAPFSMTEEFVSAYRLHPLIPDELAVRDHRAGAVRATIGFEDMQGATTRTAVDAYGMSDLFYSFGTAHPGALVLHNHPDALRNLARLTGEHIDLGTVDILRDRERGIPRYNAYRQMLRKRPVTSFEELTGGHPGDTPLLKELYEGRLDRVDTLVGNLAEPRPAGFGFSDSLFRIFILMASRRLKSDRFFTTDYRAEVYTAEGLEWVDRAGMVSVLLRHHPELAPALDGVTNAFAPWRAL; this is translated from the coding sequence ATGACCGACTCCACCTCCACCGAGCAGACCGCGGCCCCGCGCGAGGGGACCCCGGCGGGCCCGGCCGCCGACGCGGGGGTCCCCGCGCAGGCCGCCCGCCCCGGTCAGGCCCCCGCCTACGGCCCGCCCGGGCTCCTCGAACGCCTCGGCTCGGCCGCCTTCGCCCGTGTCAACCGCACCCGCGAATGGCACGAACTGCCGCTCCCCCTGGGGCTGCTGAACCTCCGGGTGCTCCGCGACGACCTGCGCCGCAAGAACCTGTACGACACGCACGACGCGGGCGGGGAGCGCCGCCGGCGTCCGACCGCGGCGCTCGCGCCCTACCGCTCGTACGACGGCTCGGGCTACGACCCGTACGACGAGGACATGGGCCGGGTCGGCACCCGGCTCGACCGCAACGCCCCGCTGCACCTGGTCTTCCCGGACTCCGACGAGGAGCTGATGTCGCCGAGCCCGCGCGAGATCAGCCGGCAGCTGCTGGCCCGCAAGGGGTTCGTGCCCGCGCCCACGCTCAACCTCCTCGCCGCCGCCTGGATCCAGTTCGAGAACCACGGCTGGGCCAACCACGGGGACAACGAGGAGGCGGAGCCGTTCACCGTCCCGCTCGCCGAGGACGACGACTGGGCCGAGCACGGCGGCAGCTGCCCGATGCGCGTGAACCGCACCCGCCCCGACCCGGTCGCGCACACCGCCGCCGACGTGCCGCCCACGTACGAGAACACCGTCACGCACTGGTGGGACGGCTCGCAGCTCTACGGCTCCGACGAGGCCCGCTGCCGGGCGCTGCGCACGGGCGAGCACGGGCGGCTGATCGTCGAGGACGGCCGGCTGCCCGCCGATCCGCGGCCCGGGAAGTCCTGCCTGGACTGGACGGGCATGAACAGCGACTACTGGACGGGCCTGTCGCTGCTGCACACGCTGTTCGCCAAGGAGCACAACGCGATCTGCGACTACCTGCGCGCCCACTACCCGACCTGGGACGACGAGCGGCTCTTCCACACCGCGCGGCTGGTCAACACCGCGCTCATGGCGAAGATCCACACGGTGGAGTGGACGCCGGGCATCCTCGACACGCCGGTGCTGCGGCACGCGATGGACGCCAACTGGTACGGGGTGCTGCCGCGCTGGGTGAGCCGGACGTACGGGCGGCTCGGCAAGGGCGAGATGCTCAGCGGCATCCTCGGCTCCCCGACCGAGCACCACGCGGCGCCGTTCTCGATGACGGAGGAGTTCGTCTCCGCGTACCGGCTGCACCCGCTGATCCCCGACGAGCTGGCCGTGCGCGATCACCGCGCGGGCGCCGTGCGCGCGACCATCGGCTTCGAGGACATGCAGGGTGCGACCACCCGTACGGCGGTCGACGCGTACGGCATGAGCGACCTCTTCTACAGCTTCGGCACGGCCCACCCCGGCGCCCTCGTGCTGCACAACCACCCGGACGCGCTGCGCAATCTGGCCCGGCTCACCGGCGAGCACATCGACCTGGGCACGGTCGACATCCTGCGCGACCGCGAGCGCGGGATCCCCCGCTACAACGCGTACCGGCAGATGCTGCGCAAGCGGCCGGTCACCTCCTTCGAGGAGCTGACGGGCGGGCACCCGGGCGACACGCCGCTGCTGAAGGAGCTGTACGAGGGGCGCCTGGACCGGGTGGACACGCTGGTCGGCAATCTCGCGGAGCCGCGGCCGGCCGGCTTCGGCTTCAGCGACTCCCTGTTCCGGATCTTCATCCTGATGGCGAGCAGGCGGCTCAAGAGCGACCGCTTCTTCACCACCGACTACCGGGCCGAGGTCTACACGGCGGAGGGGCTGGAGTGGGTGGACCGGGCCGGGATGGTGTCCGTCCTCCTGCGCCACCACCCCGAGCTGGCCCCGGCCCTCGACGGCGTGACCAACGCCTTCGCCCCCTGGAGGGCCCTGTGA